A stretch of Trichomycterus rosablanca isolate fTriRos1 chromosome 8, fTriRos1.hap1, whole genome shotgun sequence DNA encodes these proteins:
- the xkrx gene encoding XK-related protein 2, with protein MERVEDDISEIPQHSVMPNENGVVTVINHSKMKPPFSVVLATVLYCAEFICASVLSSMYHKSEDVIWMGLTITFILVPSVLTQLTLTFVHRDLGRDRPLVLFMHLLQMGPIIRCLEALVVYVKAGRMEEPYVTITRKMKLKNGKAVGSPMEWEIGQSERMLAVHRNAFKRTAVIQAFLGSTPQLTLQLYAAIQEKYILPARLALMIISLISITYGALVCSVLAIQIRYDDYKVNVKVSAYLCMVLWRGLEIAVRVTSLVLFSTALTFWVIPVGLANLLIFFFQPWVEFWCRRASMPESVEKNLSKLGTCVVLSLVTLLYACINVFCFSAVQLNLAEHELIEKHPRWSRLAVYYTLRFVENLALIVAWYFFKSDFYEYVCAPLLAVQLMVCYGLAVLFMLLFYQFCHPARRLFEHNVEDCLRCACCWKKERPADDRTLVPQVLPTPDLQRAAKETDILEDLEEV; from the exons ATGGAGAGGGTAGAGGATGACATCTCGGAGATACCTCAGCACTCCGTGATGCCGAATGAAAACGGCGTGGTGACCGTGATCAACCACAGCAAGATGAAGCCTCCGTTCAGCGTGGTGTTAGCCACCGTCCTGTACTGTGCCGAGTTCATCTGCGCCTCGGTGCTGTCCAGCATGTACCACAAGAGCGAAGATGTCATATGGATGGGACTGaccattacttttattttggtgCCTTCGGTGCTCACACAACTCACATTGACTTTCGTTCATCGGGATTTAGGAAGAGACCGACCACTTGTGCTCTTCATGCATCTGCTTCAGATGGGGCCAATTATCAG GTGTCTAGAAGCTTTAGTAGTCTATGTTAAGGCGGGCAGAATGGAGGAGCCTTACGTCACTATCACACGGAAAATGAAGTTAAAGAACGGTAAAGCTGTTGGCTCCCCAATGGAATGGGAGATCGGACAATCTGAGCGCATGCTGGCTGTCCACCGCAATGCCTTCAAACGTACAGCCGTCATTCAGGCTTTCCTCGGTTCCACACCTCAGCTCACGCTCCAGCTGTATGCTGCCATTCAAGAGAAGTACATCCTTCCAGCTAGAC TGGCCTTGATGATCATCTCTCTGATATCGATCACGTACGGAGCGCTGGTGTGTAGCGTGCTGGCCATCCAGATCCGCTACGACGACTACAAAGTGAACGTGAAGGTCAGCGCATACTTGTGCATGGTCCTGTGGCGCGGATTAGAGATCGCCGTCCGCGTCACCTCGCTGGTGCTCTTCAGCACCGCCCTGACTTTCTGGGTGATCCCGGTGGGACTGGCCAACCTGCTGATCTTCTTCTTTCAGCCGTGGGTGGAGTTCTGGTGCCGGAGGGCCTCGATGCCCGAGAGCGTAGAGAAGAACCTGAGCAAGCTGGGTACGTGCGTGGTGCTGAGTCTGGTCACGCTCCTGTACGCCTGCATCAACGTCTTCTGCTTCTCGGCCGTGCAGCTGAACCTGGCCGAGCACGAGCTGATCGAGAAGCACCCGCGCTGGAGCCGCCTGGCGGTGTACTACACACTGCGCTTCGTGGAGAACCTGGCCCTGATCGTCGCGTGGTACTTCTTCAAGTCCGATTTTTACGAGTACGTGTGCGCGCCGCTGCTGGCCGTGCAGCTGATGGTGTGCTACGGGCTTGCCGTGCTGTTCATGCTGCTGTTCTACCAGTTCTGCCATCCGGCACGCAGGCTGTTCGAGCACAACGTTGAGGACTGTCTGCGCTGTGCATGCTGCTGGAAGAAGGAACGTCCTGCTGATGATCGTACACTGGTTCCTCAGGTCCTGCCAACCCCAGACCTCCAGCGGGCAGCTAAAGAAACTGATATTTTGGAGGACTTGGAGGAAGTTTGA